A stretch of Plutella xylostella chromosome 10, ilPluXylo3.1, whole genome shotgun sequence DNA encodes these proteins:
- the LOC105393657 gene encoding mediator of RNA polymerase II transcription subunit 13 isoform X9, translating into MRYPAPYVLVTELEAEPDPAPAPARAPPAAALAARALRALAQPQHQTAEICNGDVSSDKCEDFVDPTRKTSCTCAKWRRRRPQRLPPFHRRQRARPPPAHHTLPTGGATACSPGSCGGGSPAAPASAPPSPQPQTTLVQHQLHSSAQLPTTLHTPAPTPDPLAPPTPAPPSAPPAKLFSQGDSPPSGAAASLPREPASSELLKRPVLPPAEPAPDPLEDEHSLHMLYDYTTVHAWLEHPVKRFKTEEPCFKEEMALGAGSTADLYEGHDHTKMAATRLNHDIKQEKEQEDVKEYKNLFTINGLCPTLKDLDQIFDNSDDASGDESVRLLQVQTPPDSNKSTDDSRCVAGGRSVRAEELSKMFPTPPSMEPHAQPSPGFTLTDDCSHTPPPDPIEDWSYVFKPPTVCKYVGSSKYAPLTSLPSQCAGAVTLPSHAVYRPRWQRSEREPPPAAATTAGSKRPASPPAPAPRSVAPLSAPGSARPSPRPASPAPAAPAPACPLLLNVLLADTVLNIFRDHNFDSCTLCVCNAGPKVVGNIRGADAATYLFGSMTPGESPPASPAAPHDDDPGRCTCGFSAIVNRRLSHRAGLFYEDEMEITGLAEEPASWSRSRLADVAPQVLAACCGVSSCAAALPRAARAARAAPRCSRPLNHREYLDGGAAASLALRAASAGARAGAGAGAVHRWPFISARGPRSSRDVVRLMRRLRPLLQDAIQKRCCGARMWDGVTGPLTWRQFHRLAGRGNEDLCEPQPVPPLLVGHDRDWISLSPYAIRHWERLSLEPYAFARDVAYVVLAPDGDALTEPLRTFFRELSTSYESCRLGRHQPVTRVARDGIVRAAPGPGPDDAAADVPPGRLNDYLRAYREALRATLVPQLADLALDRSLFQHDVNRTTIATMERPSPSPMRPPSTPDHPATPGEPEPEPAAGGAGAGAAGGAAGEEEEGGAPALVVYVVEPPGAHRHRAAALHALLRLAASLADRLHHHNPLVKIISLEGVCETWGVGGGARSELRSLSFSVFTGARRLLTHTNNGKSLTGFGTAANANLFLSNKDEKNRLPYKLFSPLWVLAPPRATKDMADSWGQAGDAGAVLFLSYCLSHDQRWLLAAATDARGELRDTTAIDVHVPHRSRRRRAAPARRLGLTKLMDFTLGVMSQSAQPWRLVVGRVGRIGHGELKGWSWLLSRKNLVRASNVLREICGSCSVLYPGGVPCILSACLVSTEPDSCLRLMADRFTPDERFSQASIQSHLHTPRDVTATHILVFPTSATTQSNQMPFEQPLANGDEDLGFLGVDVMGEEMGEDNMNMSELFINNMFDMFGVAATSPRNSPRREDEAASEGSPQRQPQHGNARYEPDEQAAEAVGTVLQQPLALGYLVSTAPLGAMPPWWWAGCAHLQDSCPAFLKNALHLHAGTLQSADDFTSLTQRQHHTHPLDSQLTTDVLRYVLEGYNALSWLALDDSTHDRLSCLPIHVQVLMQLYHTTAALG; encoded by the exons ATGCGCTACCCGGCGCCGTACGTGCTGGTGACGGAGCTGGAGGCCGAGCCGgaccccgcgcccgcccccgcccgcgcgccccccgccgccgccctcgccgcgcgcgcgctgcgGGCCCTCGCGCAGCCGCAGCACCAG ACGGCAGAGATATGCAACGGTGACGTGTCGTCGGACAAGTGTGAAGACTTCGTGGACCCCACGCGCAAGACATCCTGTACCTGTGCCAA gtggcgccgccgccgcccgcagcGCCTGCCGCCCTTCCACCGCCGCcagcgcgcccgcccgccgcccgcccaccACAC GTTGCCGACGGGTGGCGCGACGGCGTGCTCGCCCGGCAGCTGCGGCGGGGGCTCGCCGGCCGCGCCCGCCTccgcgccgccgtcgccgcagCCGCAGACCACGCTCGTGCAGCATCAG CTACACAGCAGCGCGCAGCTGCCGACCACGCTGCACACGCCGGCGCCCACGCCGGACCCGCTGGCGCCGCCCacgcccgcgccgccctccGCGCCGCCCGCCAAGCTGTTTAGCCAA GGCGACTCCCCCCccagcggcgcggcggcgtcgCTCCCGCGCGAGCCGGCGAGCAGCGAGCTGCTGAAGCGGCCCGTGCTGCCGCCGGCCGAGCCCGCGCCCGACCCGCTCGAGGACGAGCACTCGCTGCACATGCTGTACGACTACACCACCGTGCACGCCTG GCTGGAGCATCCCGTCAAGCGGTTCAAGACGGAGGAGCCATGTTTCAAAGAAGAGATGGCGCTGGGTGCGGGGTCAACGGCCGACCTGTATGAAGGCCATGACCACACCAAGATGGCCGCCACAAGACTCAACCACGACATCAAGCAGGAGAAAGAACAG GAGGACGTTAAAGAGTACAAGAATCTGTTTACCATCAACGGCCTGTGCCCCACGCTAAAGGACCTCGACCAGATATTTGACAACTCGGACGACGCCAGCGGCGATGAGTCGGTAAGACTT CTGCAAGTCCAAACGCCGCCGGACTCCAACAAGTCCACAGACGACAGTCGCTGCGTGGCCGGCGGGCGCTCAGTACGTGCCGAGGAGCTGAGCAAGATGTTCCCGACGCCGCCGAGCATGGAGCCCCACGCGCAGCCCAGCCCCGGGTTCACGCTGACGGACGACTGCTCGCACACGCCGCCGCCTGATCCTATTGAG GACTGGTCGTACGTGTTCAAGCCGCCCACCGTGTGCAAGTACGTGGGCTCGTCCAAGTACGCGCCGCTGACGTCGCTGCCGTCGCAGTGCGCGGGCGCCGTGACGCTGCCGTCGCACGCCGTGTACCGCCCGCGCTGGCAGCGCAGCGAGCGcgagccgccgcccgccgccgccaccaccg CAGGCTCCAAGCGTCCAGCAtcaccccccgcgcccgcgccgcgctccGTGGCCCCCCTCTCCGCTCCCGGCTCGGCGCGCCcctccccgcgccccgcgtcgcccgcccccgccgcgcccgcgcccgcctgcCCACTGCTACTCAATGTGTTGTTGGCAGACACGGTGCTCAACATCTTCAGGGACCACAACTTCGACAGTTGCACGCTGTGTGTGTGCAATGCTGGGCCTAAG GTGGTAGGTAATATCCGTGGCGCGGACGCGGCGACGTACCTGTTCGGGTCGATGACCCCGGGCGAGTCGCCCCCCGCGTCCCCCGCCGCCCCGCACGACGACGACCCCGGCCGATGTACCTGCGGCTTCAGTGCGATAGTCAACAGGAGACTGTCGCATCGCGCCGGACTGTTCTATGAGGACGAGATGGAGATCACTGGCTTGG CGGAGGAGCCGGCGTCGTGGTCGCGCTCGCGGCTCGCGGACGTGGCGCCGCAGGTGCTGGCGGCGTGCTGCGGCGTGAGCTCGTGCGCCGCCGCGCTGCCCCGCGCTGCTCGGgcagcccgcgccgcgccgcgctgcTCCCGCCCTCTCAACCACCGAGA ATACCTagacggcggcgcggcggcgagcCTGGCGCTGCGTGCCGCCAgcgcgggggcgcgcgcgggggcgggggcgggggccgtGCACCGCTGGCCGTTCATCTCCGCGCGCGGCCCGAGGTCGTCCCGGGATGTCGTCAG ATTGATGCGTCGCCTACGGCCGCTGCTGCAGGACGCGATCCAGAAGCGGTGCTGCGGCGCGCGCATGTGGGACGGCGTGACGGGCCCGCTGACGTGGCGGCAGTTCCACCGGCTGGCGGGCCGCGGCAACGAGGACCTGTGCGAGCCGCAGCCCGTGCCGCCGCTGCTCGTGGGCCACGACCGCGACTGGATCTCCCTCTCCCCGTACGCCATCCGCCACTGGGAGCGCCTCTCCCTCGAGCCCTACGCCTTCGCGCGCGACGTGGCCTACGTGGTGCTCGCGCCCGACGGCGACGCGCTCACCGAGCCGCTGCGCACGTTCTTCCGCGAGCTGTCCACGTCGTACGAGTCGTGCCGGCTCGGGCGCCACCAGCCCGTGACGCGCGTGGCCCGGGACGGCATCGTGCGCGCCGCGCCCGGCCCCGGCCCGGacgacgccgccgccgacgtGCCGCCCGGCCGCCTCAACGACTACCTGCGCGCCTACCGCGAGGCGCTGCGGGCCACGCTCGTGCCGCAGCTCGCGGACCTGGCGCTGGACCGCTCGCTGTTCCAGCACGACGTGAACCGCACCACCATCGCCACCATGGAGCGGCCGTCGCCGTCGCCCATGAGGCCGCCGTCCACGCCGGACCACCCGGCCACGCCCGGCGAGCCGGAGCCCGAGccggcggcggggggcgcgggggcgggcgcggcggggggcgcggcgggcgagGAGGAGGAGGGCGGCGCGCCCGCGCTGGTGGTGTACGTGGTGGAGCCGCCGGGCGCGCACcgccaccgcgccgccgcgctgcaCGCGCTGCTGCGCCTCGCCGCCTCCCTCGCCGACCGCCTACACCACCACAACCCGCTCGTCAAG ATAATCTCGCTCGAAGGCGTGTGCGAGACGTGGGGcgtgggcggcggcgcgcgctcggAGCTTCGCTCGCTCTCGTTCTCCGTATTCACTGGGGCAAGGAGACTGCTCACGCACACCAACAACGGCAAGTCGCTCACCGGCTTCGGGACTGCGGCTAATGCCAACCTGTTTCTGAGTAATAAGGAT GAAAAGAACCGTCTCCCGTACAAGCTCTTCTCCCCGCTGTGGGTGTTAGCGCCACCCAGAGCCACTAAGGACATGGCGGACAGCTGGGGGCAGGCGGGCGACGCGGGCGCGGTGTTGTTCCTGTCGTACTGCCTGTCTCACGACCAGCGCTGGCTGTTGGCGGCTGCTACTGATGCGAGGGGCGAGCTGAGGGATACCACGGCTATTGATGTGCACGTCCCACACAG ATCGCGACGGAGacgcgcggcgccggcgcggcggctcGGGCTCACGAAGCTGATGGACTTCACGCTGGGCGTGATGAGCCAGTCCGCGCAGCCGTGGCGCCTCGTCGTCGGCAGGGTCGGCCGGATCGGACATGGGGAACTAAAAG GCTGGAGCTGGCTCCTGTCTCGCAAGAACCTGGTCCGCGCGTCCAACGTGCTCCGCGAGATATGCGGCTCGTGCTCCGTGCTGTACCCGGGCGGGGTGCCGTGCATCCTGTCCGCGTGCCTCGTGTCCACCGAGCCCGACTCGTGCCTGCGCCTCATGGCCGACAG ATTCACCCCGGACGAGCGGTTCTCGCAGGCGTCGATACAGTCGCACCTGCACACGCCGCGCGACGTCACCGCCACGCACATACTCGTGTTCCCCACCTCCGCTACTACTCAG TCGAACCAGATGCCGTTCGAGCAGCCGCTAGCGAACGGCGACGAGGACCTCGGCTTCCTCGGCGTGGACGTGATGGGCGAGGAGATGGGCGAGGACAACATGAACATGTCGGAGCTGTTCATCAACAACATGTTCGACATGTTCGGCGTGGCCGCCACCTCGCCAAGGAACAGTCCGAGGAGAGAAGATGAAGCGGCGAGTGAGGGCAGCCCGCAGCGGCAGCCGCAGCACGGGAACGCCAGATATGAGCCGGATGAGCAGGCTGCG GAAGCGGTCGGCACCGTCCTCCAGCAACCTCTAGCCCTGGGCTACCTAGTCTCCACAGCTCCACTGGGCGCCATGCCGCCCTGGTGGTGGGCGGGCTGCGCGCACCTGCAGGACTCGTGTCCGGCGTTCCTCAAGAACGCACTGCATCTGCACGCCGGCACGCTGCAGTCCGCCGACGACTTCACCTCGCTCACGCAGCGCCAGCACCACACGCATCCGCTGGATAGCCAGCTCACTACCGATGTGCTTAG
- the LOC105393657 gene encoding mediator of RNA polymerase II transcription subunit 13 isoform X8, with product MYPLEQGAGAVEVICGGVSMRYPAPYVLVTELEAEPDPAPAPARAPPAAALAARALRALAQPQHQTAEICNGDVSSDKCEDFVDPTRKTSCTCAKWRRRRPQRLPPFHRRQRARPPPAHHTLPTGGATACSPGSCGGGSPAAPASAPPSPQPQTTLVQHQLHSSAQLPTTLHTPAPTPDPLAPPTPAPPSAPPAKLFSQGDSPPSGAAASLPREPASSELLKRPVLPPAEPAPDPLEDEHSLHMLYDYTTVHAWLEHPVKRFKTEEPCFKEEMALGAGSTADLYEGHDHTKMAATRLNHDIKQEKEQEDVKEYKNLFTINGLCPTLKDLDQIFDNSDDASGDESVRLLQVQTPPDSNKSTDDSRCVAGGRSVRAEELSKMFPTPPSMEPHAQPSPGFTLTDDCSHTPPPDPIEDWSYVFKPPTVCKYVGSSKYAPLTSLPSQCAGAVTLPSHAVYRPRWQRSEREPPPAAATTAGSKRPASPPAPAPRSVAPLSAPGSARPSPRPASPAPAAPAPACPLLLNVLLADTVLNIFRDHNFDSCTLCVCNAGPKVVGNIRGADAATYLFGSMTPGESPPASPAAPHDDDPGRCTCGFSAIVNRRLSHRAGLFYEDEMEITGLAEEPASWSRSRLADVAPQVLAACCGVSSCAAALPRAARAARAAPRCSRPLNHREYLDGGAAASLALRAASAGARAGAGAGAVHRWPFISARGPRSSRDVVRLMRRLRPLLQDAIQKRCCGARMWDGVTGPLTWRQFHRLAGRGNEDLCEPQPVPPLLVGHDRDWISLSPYAIRHWERLSLEPYAFARDVAYVVLAPDGDALTEPLRTFFRELSTSYESCRLGRHQPVTRVARDGIVRAAPGPGPDDAAADVPPGRLNDYLRAYREALRATLVPQLADLALDRSLFQHDVNRTTIATMERPSPSPMRPPSTPDHPATPGEPEPEPAAGGAGAGAAGGAAGEEEEGGAPALVVYVVEPPGAHRHRAAALHALLRLAASLADRLHHHNPLVKIISLEGVCETWGVGGGARSELRSLSFSVFTGARRLLTHTNNGKSLTGFGTAANANLFLSNKDEKNRLPYKLFSPLWVLAPPRATKDMADSWGQAGDAGAVLFLSYCLSHDQRWLLAAATDARGELRDTTAIDVHVPHRSRRRRAAPARRLGLTKLMDFTLGVMSQSAQPWRLVVGRVGRIGHGELKGWSWLLSRKNLVRASNVLREICGSCSVLYPGGVPCILSACLVSTEPDSCLRLMADRFTPDERFSQASIQSHLHTPRDVTATHILVFPTSATTQSNQMPFEQPLANGDEDLGFLGVDVMGEEMGEDNMNMSELFINNMFDMFGVAATSPRNSPRREDEAASEGSPQRQPQHGNARYEPDEQAAEAVGTVLQQPLALGYLVSTAPLGAMPPWWWAGCAHLQDSCPAFLKNALHLHAGTLQSADDFTSLTQRQHHTHPLDSQLTTDVLRYVLEGYNALSWLALDDSTHDRLSCLPIHVQVLMQLYHTTAALG from the exons ATGTACCCGCTGGAGCAGGGCGCTGGTGCTGTCGAG GTGATCTGCGGCGGCGTGTCTATGCGCTACCCGGCGCCGTACGTGCTGGTGACGGAGCTGGAGGCCGAGCCGgaccccgcgcccgcccccgcccgcgcgccccccgccgccgccctcgccgcgcgcgcgctgcgGGCCCTCGCGCAGCCGCAGCACCAG ACGGCAGAGATATGCAACGGTGACGTGTCGTCGGACAAGTGTGAAGACTTCGTGGACCCCACGCGCAAGACATCCTGTACCTGTGCCAA gtggcgccgccgccgcccgcagcGCCTGCCGCCCTTCCACCGCCGCcagcgcgcccgcccgccgcccgcccaccACAC GTTGCCGACGGGTGGCGCGACGGCGTGCTCGCCCGGCAGCTGCGGCGGGGGCTCGCCGGCCGCGCCCGCCTccgcgccgccgtcgccgcagCCGCAGACCACGCTCGTGCAGCATCAG CTACACAGCAGCGCGCAGCTGCCGACCACGCTGCACACGCCGGCGCCCACGCCGGACCCGCTGGCGCCGCCCacgcccgcgccgccctccGCGCCGCCCGCCAAGCTGTTTAGCCAA GGCGACTCCCCCCccagcggcgcggcggcgtcgCTCCCGCGCGAGCCGGCGAGCAGCGAGCTGCTGAAGCGGCCCGTGCTGCCGCCGGCCGAGCCCGCGCCCGACCCGCTCGAGGACGAGCACTCGCTGCACATGCTGTACGACTACACCACCGTGCACGCCTG GCTGGAGCATCCCGTCAAGCGGTTCAAGACGGAGGAGCCATGTTTCAAAGAAGAGATGGCGCTGGGTGCGGGGTCAACGGCCGACCTGTATGAAGGCCATGACCACACCAAGATGGCCGCCACAAGACTCAACCACGACATCAAGCAGGAGAAAGAACAG GAGGACGTTAAAGAGTACAAGAATCTGTTTACCATCAACGGCCTGTGCCCCACGCTAAAGGACCTCGACCAGATATTTGACAACTCGGACGACGCCAGCGGCGATGAGTCGGTAAGACTT CTGCAAGTCCAAACGCCGCCGGACTCCAACAAGTCCACAGACGACAGTCGCTGCGTGGCCGGCGGGCGCTCAGTACGTGCCGAGGAGCTGAGCAAGATGTTCCCGACGCCGCCGAGCATGGAGCCCCACGCGCAGCCCAGCCCCGGGTTCACGCTGACGGACGACTGCTCGCACACGCCGCCGCCTGATCCTATTGAG GACTGGTCGTACGTGTTCAAGCCGCCCACCGTGTGCAAGTACGTGGGCTCGTCCAAGTACGCGCCGCTGACGTCGCTGCCGTCGCAGTGCGCGGGCGCCGTGACGCTGCCGTCGCACGCCGTGTACCGCCCGCGCTGGCAGCGCAGCGAGCGcgagccgccgcccgccgccgccaccaccg CAGGCTCCAAGCGTCCAGCAtcaccccccgcgcccgcgccgcgctccGTGGCCCCCCTCTCCGCTCCCGGCTCGGCGCGCCcctccccgcgccccgcgtcgcccgcccccgccgcgcccgcgcccgcctgcCCACTGCTACTCAATGTGTTGTTGGCAGACACGGTGCTCAACATCTTCAGGGACCACAACTTCGACAGTTGCACGCTGTGTGTGTGCAATGCTGGGCCTAAG GTGGTAGGTAATATCCGTGGCGCGGACGCGGCGACGTACCTGTTCGGGTCGATGACCCCGGGCGAGTCGCCCCCCGCGTCCCCCGCCGCCCCGCACGACGACGACCCCGGCCGATGTACCTGCGGCTTCAGTGCGATAGTCAACAGGAGACTGTCGCATCGCGCCGGACTGTTCTATGAGGACGAGATGGAGATCACTGGCTTGG CGGAGGAGCCGGCGTCGTGGTCGCGCTCGCGGCTCGCGGACGTGGCGCCGCAGGTGCTGGCGGCGTGCTGCGGCGTGAGCTCGTGCGCCGCCGCGCTGCCCCGCGCTGCTCGGgcagcccgcgccgcgccgcgctgcTCCCGCCCTCTCAACCACCGAGA ATACCTagacggcggcgcggcggcgagcCTGGCGCTGCGTGCCGCCAgcgcgggggcgcgcgcgggggcgggggcgggggccgtGCACCGCTGGCCGTTCATCTCCGCGCGCGGCCCGAGGTCGTCCCGGGATGTCGTCAG ATTGATGCGTCGCCTACGGCCGCTGCTGCAGGACGCGATCCAGAAGCGGTGCTGCGGCGCGCGCATGTGGGACGGCGTGACGGGCCCGCTGACGTGGCGGCAGTTCCACCGGCTGGCGGGCCGCGGCAACGAGGACCTGTGCGAGCCGCAGCCCGTGCCGCCGCTGCTCGTGGGCCACGACCGCGACTGGATCTCCCTCTCCCCGTACGCCATCCGCCACTGGGAGCGCCTCTCCCTCGAGCCCTACGCCTTCGCGCGCGACGTGGCCTACGTGGTGCTCGCGCCCGACGGCGACGCGCTCACCGAGCCGCTGCGCACGTTCTTCCGCGAGCTGTCCACGTCGTACGAGTCGTGCCGGCTCGGGCGCCACCAGCCCGTGACGCGCGTGGCCCGGGACGGCATCGTGCGCGCCGCGCCCGGCCCCGGCCCGGacgacgccgccgccgacgtGCCGCCCGGCCGCCTCAACGACTACCTGCGCGCCTACCGCGAGGCGCTGCGGGCCACGCTCGTGCCGCAGCTCGCGGACCTGGCGCTGGACCGCTCGCTGTTCCAGCACGACGTGAACCGCACCACCATCGCCACCATGGAGCGGCCGTCGCCGTCGCCCATGAGGCCGCCGTCCACGCCGGACCACCCGGCCACGCCCGGCGAGCCGGAGCCCGAGccggcggcggggggcgcgggggcgggcgcggcggggggcgcggcgggcgagGAGGAGGAGGGCGGCGCGCCCGCGCTGGTGGTGTACGTGGTGGAGCCGCCGGGCGCGCACcgccaccgcgccgccgcgctgcaCGCGCTGCTGCGCCTCGCCGCCTCCCTCGCCGACCGCCTACACCACCACAACCCGCTCGTCAAG ATAATCTCGCTCGAAGGCGTGTGCGAGACGTGGGGcgtgggcggcggcgcgcgctcggAGCTTCGCTCGCTCTCGTTCTCCGTATTCACTGGGGCAAGGAGACTGCTCACGCACACCAACAACGGCAAGTCGCTCACCGGCTTCGGGACTGCGGCTAATGCCAACCTGTTTCTGAGTAATAAGGAT GAAAAGAACCGTCTCCCGTACAAGCTCTTCTCCCCGCTGTGGGTGTTAGCGCCACCCAGAGCCACTAAGGACATGGCGGACAGCTGGGGGCAGGCGGGCGACGCGGGCGCGGTGTTGTTCCTGTCGTACTGCCTGTCTCACGACCAGCGCTGGCTGTTGGCGGCTGCTACTGATGCGAGGGGCGAGCTGAGGGATACCACGGCTATTGATGTGCACGTCCCACACAG ATCGCGACGGAGacgcgcggcgccggcgcggcggctcGGGCTCACGAAGCTGATGGACTTCACGCTGGGCGTGATGAGCCAGTCCGCGCAGCCGTGGCGCCTCGTCGTCGGCAGGGTCGGCCGGATCGGACATGGGGAACTAAAAG GCTGGAGCTGGCTCCTGTCTCGCAAGAACCTGGTCCGCGCGTCCAACGTGCTCCGCGAGATATGCGGCTCGTGCTCCGTGCTGTACCCGGGCGGGGTGCCGTGCATCCTGTCCGCGTGCCTCGTGTCCACCGAGCCCGACTCGTGCCTGCGCCTCATGGCCGACAG ATTCACCCCGGACGAGCGGTTCTCGCAGGCGTCGATACAGTCGCACCTGCACACGCCGCGCGACGTCACCGCCACGCACATACTCGTGTTCCCCACCTCCGCTACTACTCAG TCGAACCAGATGCCGTTCGAGCAGCCGCTAGCGAACGGCGACGAGGACCTCGGCTTCCTCGGCGTGGACGTGATGGGCGAGGAGATGGGCGAGGACAACATGAACATGTCGGAGCTGTTCATCAACAACATGTTCGACATGTTCGGCGTGGCCGCCACCTCGCCAAGGAACAGTCCGAGGAGAGAAGATGAAGCGGCGAGTGAGGGCAGCCCGCAGCGGCAGCCGCAGCACGGGAACGCCAGATATGAGCCGGATGAGCAGGCTGCG GAAGCGGTCGGCACCGTCCTCCAGCAACCTCTAGCCCTGGGCTACCTAGTCTCCACAGCTCCACTGGGCGCCATGCCGCCCTGGTGGTGGGCGGGCTGCGCGCACCTGCAGGACTCGTGTCCGGCGTTCCTCAAGAACGCACTGCATCTGCACGCCGGCACGCTGCAGTCCGCCGACGACTTCACCTCGCTCACGCAGCGCCAGCACCACACGCATCCGCTGGATAGCCAGCTCACTACCGATGTGCTTAG